A stretch of DNA from Coccidioides posadasii str. Silveira chromosome 1, complete sequence:
TCTGAAAGACAGATTTCACATTGGCGAAGAAGCGGCCGAAGCTCAAGGGACATGGAATCGTGGATTCGGTCGTCGGCAGATgcgagaagaagaggagcaaGAAATTCAGGATGAGGCTGAGGGTTTGGTGGATCAAAAACGACCTGAATCGCTGTTACCCGGTATTCAGGGTATGCCGCCTCCAGATGGTCCCGGTCTACCGGGCTTGATTCCTGGAATTGGTGCTGTAcatccaccaccaccgccgctTCCCGTCGATATACCTTCATCCATGCCTCATATCGACCCCGGTCGCCTTGCTGCTCTGCTGTCTTCCGGCGCAATACCCCATCCTCCGCCACCTCAGCATCTCCTTCCTCCTCAAAACCCGGGCCAGATGCCCTTCCCCATTCCGGGTATATCTGGACCATTCCCGCCTAATCCTGACTTTCCACAGTTCCCGAACCAAATGTTTCCGCCACAGCCTGCGcatcaacaaccaaaataGCAACATCATTTTGGTAGCGAATTGATCGGCCCAAGTGTGAGACTGCATAGACTGCATAGACCTGAAATACAATGCATGGGATCCTAAAGATCAATCTCATTTATGCCGATATATTTTGAAAATCGCACGTCGGGGCTATGTGGAGGCGTTCAAGTGATACGGTGCTGCATTCGTGTAAAATATGCGGAGTTGGTTTCTGAGAAGGCCGGGTTTGGGGCTGGCGCATGTATGTTACGATACCAAAGTATCTTGAGCATTCATAATCACATCTTTGTAAAACCGATCTTTGCATTTGTAGCGGGTTTATGGCACTAAAGTCCACCTTGTATGGAGAAACCGGATAAGATTAGAACTAAGGTGTTGATGCAGCCCCATATGAACGGTAGCCAGGTGATCATTTTGAGGTTCCCAGCCTCATAGACGGCTCCGATGCTGTAGGATCATGTTTCCGTTAGCCATTATAAATCCCGCTACCGTAAAATTTACGGCACGAGGATCAATCTATTCCTTACAGTAGCCCCACAACACTCCCTGCTAACAAACCCTCCAGACCAGCAATCAGAATATAAAAGACAGGTACTGCCCATATAACCTTCCAACTATGCCATTGTGTTATCACGACACATGCGGCTGCGGCGATATGAACACCGGAGTAGAGTATCAGTGTCCAGAAGAGCGTAAACCGCCACATATCGCCAGTAAACACCAGGTATTTGGCTTCATCGCGGGAGGGGCCGAGGGGAGTATAGAGAGAAGGAAACGGCGGAACGCTATAATCGCCCGGTACAAACATCGTCACCAGGAGCTGCTGGGCTCTCCGTCCGCCGAGAAAGGCGAACGTCGCTCAGGAGAACAGGTCCAGAATTGGCAGGGAGAATGGGTTGGTTACGTCAAGAATCGATCACGTGATGCAGCGTTCTGGACCTCGGCAGCTTTTTGCATCACCTCCTGGCCGCCGATGTGCATGTCTGCGCTTCGTCGGTTCAATGGTCCCGCGAGCTGCCATAAGGATTACCGCTCTCCAGTTTCGATGGGACAGATGGCTTGAAACAAAATTGCACGATGGGTACTGAGAGATCTCTCGCAACGCTCCTGCGATCCCTGCAGACTGCTTCCGTGCCTGAAGATGCGTACAGGTAATTTAAGCTCCCTCATCTCGTCTCATCACCCCGATACTAACATGAGCACACCAGATTATTACCGTCAGCAACCGGCCTCTTGTCCCTTCTTAAGAATCCCCTGAACGTATCGCTGTTGTCGTCGCAACTACTCTGCTGTCCGGCTTTGTGGGAAGGGCAGGTCGATCTCCAGACCTGTCGCAGGCTGATTGGAGTCTTCAATAGCGCAGCGTTTACAATCGTACAACATGAATCGTCCAGTAACCCAAAACCACCATATCTCCAGCGGCGCGGGCTTGAGCGAGAAGAATGGTTGAAGGCCGTGGTCAACGGCGCAGATGACAAGTCCCCACGTTGGAGACATCTCCTCCTCATTGGCGGAGTGTTGCTGGGCTTCGAAGGCCAGAATCGCCAGGGTTTGTCGTTGCACTGGAGAAAGAAACTTGAATCGGCACTGATCAAGGGGCTACAACTTTCGTTGGCAGAACTGGAAGAAAATCCGAAGGTAGCGGCACACGCCAATGTCCTAGTCTTAAACTATACATTTGAGTTGCTGTCCGATTGGGAGCGAAGCCAGATCGATTACGATATCCTTCTTCCTATCCTAGTTGACTCCGCCTTTTTCTCCGAAGAAGGTCTTAGCTCAGGATATTTTCTAGGCGCCATCGACCAGGACGTTCGCGAGATCGGTAATAAGAAGTTTGCCTGGGTCGAAAGTTCACCGACTTTCTGTCAGGTTAATACCATCCTATCGAGGCCGCTTATTACCTCTCTTGGTCCACTCTCCCGTTTGATAGCGCATTCTGTCGATAATGCCAGTAATCAGGCTCTAATCGCAGAATTGGTGGACCTTTTACTTGAATATTCTCGCACCGCTCTTGTCCAATGGCGTCAGAATAAGTTATCGGAGGTTGACATGTCAGAAGAGGCCGAATTCTTGGATGAAATCACCCTGAAATCAACACTGCCTACGCTGTGGCGGCTCTTGAAGACCTCTTTGTTTTCTATGGTCATTGTGCTCCGAGCTGCCATGGGCAGAGTGCTAAACGACCCGGTGTTAGCCGCTGATAGATGTAAGACGTCTGCAATACTTCGTCTGTGCGGTGGCTAACAGATATAGATGCGCCTTACCTCGCCTCCAAAACTCTCCAAATTCTCcgaaatctctttttcatAACGAGCCGATTAGGGCATAACTCGTCTTCCCAGCTCGTTTTTGTTAACCTCACCTCCCTTGACATCCTGTCACAATATCCCGCACTCGCACAAGAATTCTTAGAAAATATTCGACCCTCAGACAATGGTCAAATTCCGGCTCATCCAGTGGACAGGTGTCTggatttatttttcttgaaTACTGCCGAACATTTCACGCTTATCCTCACTCCGGATGTCAATGAACGTTTATTAGTATCTGCAGCGCTGCCTTATCTCGCAGCTGGCGGTAATAACAACCTCCTAGAGATCTTCGAAGCTGCTCACAGCGTCGTTCTAGCCGTCCTTGCGGCGCCAAAAAGCGCCGATATGGCAGCTAAACATCTGCCATACTACGTTGATACCCTGTTTAATGTGCGTACTGATTCTTTACAATTTATGTTTATTTTTGATAACCAATTTGAATAGGTCTTCCCTCAGAACCTCTCTGCGAGACAATTCAGACTTGCATTTAAAACAATCCTTCAGATCACCGCCCCTCCTTCACCATTAGCAAATAGCCAACCCTTACTCCCGTCAATCCTTCTGCAGCTTCTCTACGACAGGGCATTAACGGGCCCAACGACTCCTCTCCCTCACCCAACTTCCGCAGTTGATTCCACATCCACCGAGGAACCCCTTCTCTCCGAACAAGCGGTCCTTACACTAACTATAATTGACTGTTTATGCTACCTTCGGGTTGACACACTAGAAGAATGGCTTAATCTCGCTGCCCATTTGATAAGCCAAATTGAAGACCGTACCATGCGAAGCACGTGTCAAGAAAGGCTTTGGGACGCGCTGAGCAGTGGGGAGATGGATGTTGAGAGGGCCTACTTTTGCGTTACGTGGTGGAGTACGagaggagggagagagaaggTACTTTTTGGAGCAGAGGAAGATGTCCAAGTTCCATACATGAGCGGAGCCCTAGGCACTGGGGAGCCTGAACCAAGGGAAAACAAGCTGTGAGGTCGAAATAATCTAATGTGGATCGACTATTTGTATTTATTATGTCCAAGATACCAAGAAAGGGATATGACCAAACTTTTGCTCCTTGCTAAGTAGCTTTCACTTCCTTGATAAAGCCATTTGTCGATGATCTTTAGATAACTTTTCGGCCATCGGTTTGGCTGCATATCTGGGAAACTCCAGCCATATGGCCTGTCTCCTCAGCTTGAACCAAAGCGCACTTTCGCTCGCCTAGACTCGATAAAGACACAAACGAAAGGCCGGATAGGAGTCATGGTATGGGGATAAATCATGCTGCCATTCCTCGACGTCCGCTTTATTTCCAAGGTATTCTCGCAGCGGATGTAGTATGTCTATTTCTCGTTTAGGGATCCAGCAATCCCCAAAGATTCCGAACTCCCGAACATTTCCTCTTCTCGCTGGCGCGATCGTCTGGCAGAGACTCATTGTCTTGTCGCCGTCCCAATTTTCGGAGTCCTGAACGTTGCCATTTGCCTGACGTTTCCGAAGTGTGCTTGGAGTCAATGCTCGGATtgtcattttcttttgatttaCATCTTTGTTCTGCGGATTCCCCTGAACTTTCGTTGGCGAAACCATGTCGACCATCTGTCAGCGGTGGGCCTAGAATGAGCGCTGGATATTCTTCTAGAAGGTGTTGATGCTTGGAGCATGGATATGGATCCACGATGTCTGGATACATGTCGAGATTGGGACAGCGCGATAGAATGTCGACGACGAAAATGGAGTTTCGAACTTGAACAAATCGGGAGTCTGCAGCTGGATATGAAGGACATGGTGGGACTTGGAAGGTGCTGCAGAGGTAAATGTAGTCTGTTTGGCATCTGCAGATTTTGTGGAGGTGCTTGCGAATGTGGCACATTGGTGGTTAAGTAGAGAATAGGGCGAATGGGTAAGAAGATAGCTGAATCAGGCAGGCCAAAAGATAGATATGCAGGGAATTGATATGCTGAATGGCTGATAAGAATAATCATCAAAGAAAGTTGCTGTGGGGGTAGAAGAGGAGACTATCCATGAGAAGGAAGTTATATCAAGGAGAGCCATAGTGTTTCCTGATATAAAAAGTGCTGGAGTCATATGGTTGGGCAATTGATGATTACGTCGTCAAGAGCACTGAAGAGGTAATGTAGTCACGAAGCGCTTAGGAAACTAGGGGAACAAAGGCTGATATAGATGGATGAACCTATGATTGCGTTGATTTGCAGCCATGTACACCCCATCACTTTCCAGTAAAAAAACAAGCTTGGAGAGGAGCGAAACATATATGATAAACAGAGTCAACAGGGAGGGAATATCTCTGATATGGAATCACCTCCTTTCTAGACCCTGTGGGTTTAGTTGGTTCCAAAAATATGAACATAGAACATAATTTGTTCTTGCCAGACGAACATGACCTTAAACGGAGTCAATATGAGAATCAGTACGAAGATGAAATAAGTCAGCGTATGCCTGGAATTCCAACCCAGGTTTTGCTTCGATACTCAACGTATTCTTTACCAAAGAACTTGATTAATAGCATCTCCTCCTCTACATCGGGCAAGTAGTCAGCATTCTTTCCTCTAGCCATAATCATGGATGAAAACGTACTTCGAATCCGAGAAGAAAAGAACTCCCAGAGCACAGCGGCATAACCTAGAAAGCATACAGCATTTCCCAACACCACTTGCGTCCCCAAACCCCACCAGAAGAATCCGAAGTAGCTTGGATGTCGGAAAATGCTGTAAATCCCTTCCTTCACCAAGCTATGCTCCTCCCTGCGATGATGCTGAATAGTATGAGTGAAACTAACGCCTGCCTGTGCCATCGCCAATGACCGAACAATTTGGCCAACTACCATCAACACCAGTCCCACCAACACCTGATATTTTATGCCACCAAATATCGCAGCCGTCCATTCAAAATAGCCGTCGGGGAGGAATAGATGAGCAAGCAGGCACTCTGCAACTGCAGACCCATGGGCGATATTATAGGCGGCTCCGTTTTGAGTCAAGAGAAAAGCGGTGACCGTTGCGAACAAGTTGTTATAACGGGCAGTGATATAGTATTCAAGAAAGTGGAATAGGGCCAACGATGTGACGAAGAAAGGAACGCGCCATAATGGATTGGAAAATGTGTAAAGTAACACGGTGAGGACGACACAAGTGCCTGCAGCCTGGCCAAGGAGAAACGAACGAATGGAGATACCGGAGAGGGACTTTTCTCCGCCTGGAAGATATGCGGGGTCGATAACTCGAGACTTAGTTGGACCATTCGCGGTCGGGCGGTAAGGTCGGTAATCCGGACGGGGTTGCCCGTCAAGCCCTGGTGTGGGAAACTCATCCAATGGAGAAAATCTAGAAGAAAAAGACGCTACTGAGTCCATTGTGAATCGTCGTTGTATGTTCAATTGGCCCTGTTGGCTGATAAGTTGAAAACACTCCAGAAGCAAGAGTGAACGAACAGCAGTGAGGCTGTCAGCAAAGCAGATATAAACATGTAATCTACATTCAGACAAAGAAAGGGGGCAAATGCTCCCTACTGGCAAATATTTCAGAGAATTTTGGCATGATAGCTTGACACAAAGAAACGACAAATTAGAGAACAATATGCTATTGTTGTCTCCTGGCAACGAAAATGAAGCTGTCTGAACGCAGTGCCGCGACGAGCAAATTTAAGGTTTGGTGGCCGAATTTGGCTTAGCGAGATGAACCCCACATGGACGGGAAATTAGTCAGCCGGATTGATGACGTGAGGCTGAGCGGCGTCGCAAGCAGCCGCAATCTCTCGCCAGGTCGCAACCAGTGCGAGGAAGTCCAGAAGAGGCGGGTCGATTCGTCATGGCTGAGAAACAGGGCTTATCTGAAAAGGACAAGATGCTCCGGGGTGAGCTGTACCATGCTTTCACCCCGGATCTAGAGGCGGAGAGGGCGCGATGTAAAAGCGCTTGTGATAGATTCAACAATGCCGGCGATGTATCTCGACGACGACGGGTGCAGCTTTGGAGAGAGTGAGTAGTTTTACAGCCAAAGGCTATTAATATGTTCTTTGCAGTATCCTACCATTCTGTATGCGATAAGAGCCTATTATCTcaatctctctctttttttcctttcgtTTTCCATCATGGTTTACGTTATCCCCGAGTCTCGATCTGACTGGTATCAGAAATACTGACTAGTGTAGCATCGTCCAAGATGAACGCCCCATGCCACCTCCGGCGGAAGATCCTGTAGCTGACGCTCGGCTCTTCGAAGATGATCCTTGGGTCGAGGCTCCCATTCGGACAGATTATGGGTACAACGTGAAGCTTGGAAAGGGTGTTTTTGTCAACTTCAATTGCGTGATAATCGACACCTGCCCGATAACAATTGGGGCTAGAACGCTGTTAGGGCCCTGTGTAAACCTCTATAGTGGAACTCACCCCCTGGACCCGGCACTCAGGAATGGAACGAAAGGGCCAGAGCTAGGAAGTGAAATCCATATCGGGGAAGATTGCTGGATCGGAGGTAATGTGGTCATTTTGCCCGGAGTCACCATTGGAAAAGGGGTCACAGTTGGGGCTGGCAGTGTTGTTACTAAGGTATGTCCTGTCTGTAGCATCGCCGTCCGGATATGCTGCTCCGATACTCATAACCATAGGACATCCCGCCCTTTCATGTTGCAGCTGGAAATCCTGCAAGAATTCTCCGCCGTATAGAAACCGCGATGGCGGACGCCCAAGAATAGTGCTGTCGTATCTTGAGGATGGGTATCATATATCAAGAACCAACCTTGTACATGTGTTAGAAAATTTTGATGTTCTTCAGCAGTGGAGTAGATATCGCATACCATGCCGGAAAATTCCACTGCGGGTACATTGTGCCGAACATACTCTACTAGAATTGAGGCAGAAGAGCATTGAGCGACACCAACAATGCATACTCTGGGAACACCCACAGCTGCGGACAACTGTGTCTCTGAGCCTTTCGGTAGGCACACCAGCCTAATTTTCTGCTCAGGGGGTAGCGTCTGGGATGCGGATGCAACGAGAGAAGACAAAGGGGCAAGGAGGCTGACAGGTAAAATGGAACGGCAGACAAACACAGCAACAAGCTTGCTTGGTTTTCCGGCTTGCTTGCGGTCTATTTTCTCAGTTGCCATTTCAGAAAGAGGTTCGTTTATAGCAGCAGATGGGACTTTGCACATTGTTTCAAGAGCTCGAGCTGTAGAATTGAAGCCCACCGTAAGGTGCTTTGATATGTCCGGTGGAATGGGCGTCACAGAAGCCCTGGTCTGGATTCCCAGGGACGAGCTCCTCTTGCGCTTCCGCTTCTTCCAGCGGCGACCCCGTGAGGGGTCAATTTCATGCCGATGTTCACCCACAGGGGTAAGCAACCTGAGACAAGTCAGCCCCTGATATTCGCACCTTGCTGTGTCCAGAACAGCACATTTCCATTTGACGGAGTGATTCAATGCAAGTCTTTTCTGGGTGTATGATGTGGATGATAGGGAATGGGCACGCATCATCCCGGTTCCATACCGACAAAGCAGGTCTAAGATAACCGCTTGGTGTTTTTGGGGTATATCTTGTCTGTAAGATATTAGCTGGATAGAGCAACCAGTTAAAGTGGGCtagctactccgtacatagaGGTTGAAACCATTTTCGCTAATTGCTAGTTGAAAAGCTGTTTGGTGTTGGCTGAGAGGGAAGAGTTTCGCAGCACGGATTTGGCAGCTCAGAAAGCAAATTAATATCTCCGGGCGATGATTGGCCGACAGTTAACCCCACAAAAATACGCGTGTACGACGGCCGCCCACAGCAGTGAAATGGGAGTAAAGACAAATCCCTCAAAATGTCAGAAATCGTCTATCTGTGTTCAGTCTGGCCATAATGGAACACCAGTCAGCTGTGATTTGAAAAGCCCAAGACTTGTGCATGTTCCCGCAAACAGTCCCTTGAAACCTGGAATGCATACTGTGTATATTGACCTCCAAGCACCATTAGCTTCATCCAACTACTCCTCTTTGTCCATGTGAAGTGAATATTTCCTGGCACTCATACAACTATCAGCTACTCAACAAGATCCTTGGGGTCTTGAGCAAACATTTGCCCACATCTGGAAATGCCAAGAGCAGGTTTTGCATGAAGAAAGGCAGAGTCGGAGGATTGCCCGTCCAGCTCTTTCAGCAAGGGTCCGAAAACCGTGCCCAGGGTCCTGGACCCAGGATCCAAGACAGCTCCATAATACAGCAGAGACAACAGAGTTGGCTGGGCCTTATATGAACTGAAAATACAAAGATACATACTCTGCTGTTCTATGGGGTGCTGGCACAATACAGGGGAAATGCCCTCTTCTCACATCAAAGGGCAGGCActttgtactctgtacagagtactgtGGGGCAGCCAGTCCAGTTTGGCTCCGTGTTGCGGAAGCATTGTACACACAGGTA
This window harbors:
- a CDS encoding uncharacterized protein (EggNog:ENOG410PQYI~COG:S~TransMembrane:3 (o40-61i68-95o107-129i)); this encodes MFVPGDYSVPPFPSLYTPLGPSRDEAKYLVFTGDMWRFTLFWTLILYSGVHIAAAACVVITQWHSWKVIWAVPVFYILIAGLEGLLAGSVVGLLIGAVYEAGNLKMITWLPFIWGCINTLVLILSGFSIQGGL
- a CDS encoding uncharacterized protein (EggNog:ENOG410PFSP~COG:U~BUSCO:3807at33183), with product MGTERSLATLLRSLQTASVPEDAYRLLPSATGLLSLLKNPLNVSLLSSQLLCCPALWEGQVDLQTCRRLIGVFNSAAFTIVQHESSSNPKPPYLQRRGLEREEWLKAVVNGADDKSPRWRHLLLIGGVLLGFEGQNRQGLSLHWRKKLESALIKGLQLSLAELEENPKVAAHANVLVLNYTFELLSDWERSQIDYDILLPILVDSAFFSEEGLSSGYFLGAIDQDVREIGNKKFAWVESSPTFCQVNTILSRPLITSLGPLSRLIAHSVDNASNQALIAELVDLLLEYSRTALVQWRQNKLSEVDMSEEAEFLDEITLKSTLPTLWRLLKTSLFSMVIVLRAAMGRVLNDPVLAADRYAPYLASKTLQILRNLFFITSRLGHNSSSQLVFVNLTSLDILSQYPALAQEFLENIRPSDNGQIPAHPVDRCLDLFFLNTAEHFTLILTPDVNERLLVSAALPYLAAGGNNNLLEIFEAAHSVVLAVLAAPKSADMAAKHLPYYVDTLFNVFPQNLSARQFRLAFKTILQITAPPSPLANSQPLLPSILLQLLYDRALTGPTTPLPHPTSAVDSTSTEEPLLSEQAVLTLTIIDCLCYLRVDTLEEWLNLAAHLISQIEDRTMRSTCQERLWDALSSGEMDVERAYFCVTWWSTRGGREKVLFGAEEDVQVPYMSGALGTGEPEPRENKL
- a CDS encoding uncharacterized protein (EggNog:ENOG410PJHF~COG:O~TransMembrane:6 (i66-86o92-109i116-134o154-178i212-229o235-253i)~BUSCO:11963at33183), with amino-acid sequence MDSVASFSSRFSPLDEFPTPGLDGQPRPDYRPYRPTANGPTKSRVIDPAYLPGGEKSLSGISIRSFLLGQAAGTCVVLTVLLYTFSNPLWRVPFFVTSLALFHFLEYYITARYNNLFATVTAFLLTQNGAAYNIAHGSAVAECLLAHLFLPDGYFEWTAAIFGGIKYQVLVGLVLMVVGQIVRSLAMAQAGVSFTHTIQHHRREEHSLVKEGIYSIFRHPSYFGFFWWGLGTQVVLGNAVCFLGYAAVLWEFFSSRIRKEEMLLIKFFGKEYVEYRSKTWVGIPGIR
- a CDS encoding uncharacterized protein (EggNog:ENOG410PN3K~COG:E), coding for MAEKQGLSEKDKMLRGELYHAFTPDLEAERARCKSACDRFNNAGDVSRRRRVQLWRDIVQDERPMPPPAEDPVADARLFEDDPWVEAPIRTDYGYNVKLGKGVFVNFNCVIIDTCPITIGARTLLGPCVNLYSGTHPLDPALRNGTKGPELGSEIHIGEDCWIGGNVVILPGVTIGKGVTVGAGSVVTKDIPPFHVAAGNPARILRRIETAMADAQE
- a CDS encoding uncharacterized protein (EggNog:ENOG410PPTA~COG:J); its protein translation is MRAHSLSSTSYTQKRLALNHSVKWKCAVLDTARCEYQGLTCLRLLTPVGEHRHEIDPSRGRRWKKRKRKRSSSLGIQTRASVTPIPPDISKHLTVGFNSTARALETMCKVPSAAINEPLSEMATEKIDRKQAGKPSKLVAVFVCRSILPVSLLAPLSSLVASASQTLPPEQKIRLVCLPKGSETQLSAAVGVPRVCIVGVAQCSSASILVEYVRHNVPAVEFSGMVGS